One Coccinella septempunctata chromosome X, icCocSept1.1, whole genome shotgun sequence genomic window carries:
- the LOC123322427 gene encoding piggyBac transposable element-derived protein 3-like has translation MDFRLERGLTLEEALHMAYDDDIDVREIFIEPPDSNILTDEDSGEEDSGGMLDNLSGRQLSQKAEVILNQPVASCSPEPEEFLFERPGMKDITWLKGDFEEMPKQFPQPDYTRYDNMSYIDIFEYFLDEDIIQLIVDESNKYALFCNKPHPNISEDEMKCVIAILIVTGYNELPGRDYYWDSKADMKNALVCDSMRRDRFRQILKYLHCSDNTKPHSEDKMWKLRPLMDLLKRKFIDNWIPEQQLDYDESMIKYFGKHSCKQFIRGKPIRFGYKMWCLNSTSGYLVNFDLYQGKNPRGNSKYEVQFGKCAAPLINMIDEFPEHCKHLPIKFYLDNLFTSFNLLYYLKQKGYDGTGTMRENRIPKSCNLPPKKVMSKTKKRGDLVSAIDREDGILITKWMDNNVVIVASTCHGINPVTKAKRYSQSEKKMIQVSQPKLITEYNKCMGGTDFMDQQISRYRISLRRKTWWWSIFTWLLDAAVVNAWITSK, from the exons ATGGATTTTCGGCTCGA ACGCGGGTTGACGTTAGAGGAGGCTCTCCATATGGCGTACGATGATGATATAGATGTTCGTGAAATATTTATCGAGCCCCCCGATTCGAATATTCTCACGGATGAAGATTCCGGAGAAGAAGATAGTGGTGGAATGCTCGATAATCTTTCTGGACGACAACTATCCCAAAAAGCGGAAGTAATTCTGAACCAACCGGTAGCCTCCTGTTCACCCGAACCAGAAGAATTCTTGTTTGAAAGACCCGGGATGAAAGATATCACTTGGTTGAAGGGTGATTTTGAAGAAATGCCTAAACAATTTCCTCAGCCAGATTACACTAGATATGACAACATGAGTTACATcgatatttttgaatattttttggatGAAGATATAATACAACTAATTGTTGATGAATCGAATAAATATGCACTTTTCTGCAACAAACCTCATCCGAATATAAGTGAAGATGAAATGAAATGCGTTATTGCAATTCTGATAGTAACAGGCTATAATGAATTACCTGGAAGAGACTATTACTGGGATTCGAAAGCAGATATGAAAAATGCGTTAGTATGTGATTCTATGAGGCGAGACAGATTCAGGCAGATTCTCAAATATTTGCATTGTAGCGACAATACAAAACCCCATTCGGAAGATAAAATGTGGAAACTACGTCCACTCATGGACCTTTTGAAACGTAAGTTCATCGATAATTGGATTCCTGAGCAACAGTTGGATTATGACGAATCCATGATCAAATATTTTGGAAAGCATTCCTGTAAACAGTTTATACGTGGGAAACCCATCAGGTTTGGATACAAGATGTGGTGTCTCAATTCCACTTCTGgctaccttgtcaattttgattTGTACCAAGGCAAAAATCCACGTGGGAATTCTAAATATGAGGTCCAATTTGGAAAATGTGCTGCCCCTTTGATAAATATGATCGATGAATTTCCAGAACATTGCAAACATCTTCCAATCAAGTTTTATTTAGATAATCTTTTCACAAGTTTTAATTTGCTATATTATCTAAAACAGAAAGGTTATGATGGAACCGGCACGATGAGAGAGAATAGAATTCCCAAAAGTTGCAACTTACCCCCAAAAAAAGTAATGAGTAAAACGAAAAAGAGGGGAGACTTAGTCAGTGCTATTGACAGAGAAGATGGAATTCTGATCACTAAATGGATGGATAATAATGTAGTGATAGTAGCATCTACATGTCATGGTATCAATCCAGTTACGAAGGCCAAGAGATATTCTCAATCAGAGAAAAAAATGATCCAGGTATCTCAACCAAAACTTATAACAGAGTACAATAAATGCATGGGTGGCACAGATTTTATGGACCAACAAATTTCCAGGTACAGAATCTCTTTACGTAGAAAAACGTGGTGGTGGTCGATATTCACTTGGCTCCTTGATGCAGCTGTAGTGAACGCTTGGATCACATCTAAATGA